The following coding sequences are from one Ornithodoros turicata isolate Travis chromosome 1, ASM3712646v1, whole genome shotgun sequence window:
- the LOC135377160 gene encoding NFX1-type zinc finger-containing protein 1-like, with product MRDLDASSWEAHLRIIIKEGDRATGDDHVEDVWTLRSRERWKLYRYWVDNLTSVIDTFQTSEMTTMEDVQERMAHSRLMADLSVLRASKVIGMTTTCAAKYQALLREVQPRIVIVEEAAEVLEAHVVTSLAPQTQHVILIGDHQQLRPPTNVQELSIRYKMDVSLFERMLINGVGVKQLCVQHRMRPDFARLLTPRFYPTLEPHPCVERYEDIEGSVNVSRSTSPG from the exons ATGCGGGACCTGGACGCAAGCTCTTGGGAAGCACATCTGCGCATCATCATCAAGGAGGGCGATCGAGCCACAGGAGACGATCACGTCGAGGACGTCTGGACACTACGATCTCGAGAGCGCTGGAAACTGTATCGATACTGGGTCGACAACCTGACTTCTGTGATTGACACCTTTCAAACTTCTGAGATGACAACAATGGAAGATGTGCAAGAGCGCATGGCGCACTCCAGACTAATGGCTGACCTATCGGTCCTTAGGGCGTCCAAG GTCATTGGAATGACAACAACGTGCGCGGCTAAGTACCAGGCTCTCCTCCGCGAGGTGCAACCGCGCATCGTCATCGTGGAAGAGGCAGCCGAAGTACTCGAAGCTCACGTGGTGACAAGTTTGGCTCCGCAAACTCAGCATGTGATCCTCATCGGGGACCACCAGCAGTTGCGTCCGCCCACGAATGTACAAGAACTGTCAATCAG ATACAAGATGGACGTGTCTCTTTTCGAAAGAATGCTTATCAACGGCGTGGGTGTCAAACAGCTCTGCGTTCAACATCGCATGAGGCCGGACTTCGCCCGCCTTCTCACGCCACGATTCTACCCTACTTTGGAGCCCCACCCGTGCGTGGAACGATACGAAGACATTGAGG GTTCGGTCAACGTGTCAAGAAGTACATCGCCAGGATGA
- the LOC135377150 gene encoding NFX1-type zinc finger-containing protein 1-like yields the protein MVDSLRESQLGIDDIYNRAVKLEAFATSGAMLGRQRVLSHPDFRTLPVVPASEELLARELPHLTPNRVRGSYNSTEHYLDVQFRLLREDFVRPLREGIRECARAQEVRGYRYRKEIFHKLDGVNVHSGVVVISSSVNADGRVYVVQFDASSFSKILWKGTRRFIPGSLLCFSKDNFETIQVATVSRATPSMLGRGVVEVTFWNCSCAVTGQFVVLESIAYFEGYRHVFQALQNTHVLPLEKYIVGAESVVFHPSYVNNWTTFDITCLLETPGGTRRKVTLLDRDSWPKAEELQLDSSQLEALQYALTHELGVIQGPPGTGKTYMGLKIVQTLLENDAVWVSGRRASVHETCYEDGRWM from the exons ATGGTTGATTCACTGCGTGAATCACAATTAGGCATCGACGACATCTACAATAGGGCCGTGAAGTTGGAAGCGTTTGCGACGAGTGGCGCCATGCTGGGTAGACAACGTGTGTTGTCCCACCCGGACTTCAGAACTCTCCCAGTCGTTCCAGCATCTGAAGAGTTGCTAGCCAGAGAATTGCCTCATTTGACGCCTAATCGTGTCCGTGGGTCGTATAATAGCACGGAGCACTATCTGGACGTCCAGTTTAGGCTGCTTCGTGAGGATTTCGTCCGTCCGCTCCGGGAAGGGATAAGGGAGTGCGCACGGGCACAGGAAGTCCGTGGATATAGATACAG GAAAGAAATATTCCACAAGTTGGACGGCGTCAACGTCCATTCCGGCGTTGTCGTCATTTCCTCTTCCGTCAACGCAGATGGAAGGGTATACGTTGTGCAGTTCGACGCCTCGAGCTTCTCAAAGATACTCTGGAAGGGAACGAGGCGCTTCATTCCCGGATCGCTTCTTTGCTTCAGTAAGGACAACTTCGAGACAATCCAGGTGGCTACGGTGTCTCGTGCCACTCCAAGTATGCTCGGCAGAGGCGTCGTTGAAGTCACATTCTGGAATTGTAGCTGCGCAGTCACGGGCCAGTTTGTTGTTCTGGAAAGCATTGCATACTTCGAGGGTTATCGTCATGTATTCCAGGCTCTGCAAAACACGCACGTTCTTCCACTGGAAAAGTACATCGTAG GTGCGGAATCTGTCGTTTTCCATCCAAGTTACGTGAATAATTGGACGACGTTCGACATAACGTGTCTCCTAGAGACACCTGGTGGTACCCGCCGAAAGGTGACCCTCCTCGACCGAGACAGCTGGCCAAAGGCGGAAGAACTCCAATTGGACAGCTCCCAACTGGAGGCTCTTCAATACGCGCTAACCCATGAACTAGGCGTTATACAGGGACCTCCGGGAACGGGAAAGACCTACATGGGTTTGAAGATTGTTCAGACGCTGCTGGAGAACGACGCTGTATGGG TTTCTGGAAGGCGTGCTTCAGTTCACGAAACTTGTTACGAGGATGGGCGGTGGATGTAA